From a region of the Drosophila ananassae strain 14024-0371.13 chromosome XL, ASM1763931v2, whole genome shotgun sequence genome:
- the LOC6503561 gene encoding putative inositol monophosphatase 3: protein MPDKMNGRSIRINRLPATIVAILVTIMLVYFLNFHQEERPAIYGMLRSDNPNKVNLRKMLIAAIQAAQRGGLEVLDVAHSRQLKERSKGKTDEGVNDPFTDADGRSHCVMKQGLQRIFPRVRIFSEEDNEHCRQSHSFDLDPTVLHETAQVPDVMVNAPDVTVWVDPLDATKEYTEELYEYVTTMVCVAVAGRPIIGVIHSPFNGQTAWAWVGNSMSEYLANLHPQHSQKSGDLAPIITVSRSHTAGAKDLARGIFGEDVSLLTAAGAGYKVLQVVANNATAYLHTSKIKKWDICAGDAILHALGGTMTTLNDQLIHYGPDESPVNTEGLLATLERHEEYMDKLAKYRAAHNGKIA, encoded by the coding sequence ATGCCCGATAAAATGAACGGACGATCCATACGCATCAACCGGCTGCCGGCCACCATTGTGGCGATTCTGGTGACCATTATGCTCGTCTATTTCCTCAATTTCCATCAGGAGGAGCGTCCGGCCATTTATGGCATGCTGCGCAGCGATAATCCCAACAAGGTGAACCTCCGCAAGATGCTAATTGCCGCCATCCAGGCCGCCCAGCGTGGCGGACTCGAGGTGCTCGACGTGGCCCATTCCCGCCAGCTGAAGGAGCGCAGCAAGGGCAAGACGGACGAGGGTGTCAATGATCCATTCACGGACGCCGACGGTCGTTCCCACTGCGTCATGAAACAGGGCCTGCAGAGGATCTTCCCTCGCGTCAGGATCTTCTCCGAGGAGGACAACGAACACTGCCGCCAGTCGCATAGCTTTGATCTCGATCCCACGGTCCTGCACGAGACGGCCCAGGTGCCCGACGTGATGGTGAATGCTCCGGATGTCACGGTCTGGGTGGATCCGCTGGACGCCACCAAGGAGTACACCGAGGAGCTGTACGAGTACGTCACCACCATGGTGTGTGTGGCAGTGGCCGGAAGGCCCATCATCGGTGTGATTCACAGTCCGTTCAACGGCCAGACAGCCTGGGCCTGGGTGGGCAACTCGATGTCCGAGTATCTGGCCAATCTGCATCCCCAGCACTCACAAAAGTCCGGCGATTTGGCGCCGATCATCACCGTTTCCCGCTCCCATACGGCCGGGGCCAAGGATCTGGCCCGTGGCATCTTCGGCGAGGATGTGAGCCTGCTGACAGCCGCCGGCGCTGGCTATAAGGTGCTCCAGGTGGTGGCCAACAATGCTACCGCCTATCTGCACACCTCCAAGATCAAGAAATGGGACATCTGTGCCGGAGACGCCATCCTGCATGCCCTCGGTGGCACTATGACGACCCTGAACGATCAACTCATCCACTACGGTCCCGATGAGTCGCCGGTGAACACGGAGGGTCTGCTGGCGACGCTGGAGCGGCACGAGGAGTACATGGACAAGTTGGCCAAGTACCGGGCGGCTCACAACGGCAAGATAGCGTGA